A single genomic interval of Hevea brasiliensis isolate MT/VB/25A 57/8 chromosome 4, ASM3005281v1, whole genome shotgun sequence harbors:
- the LOC110639785 gene encoding uncharacterized protein LOC110639785, whose translation MWGLSRNPSQFSTKKQQKQEREGGLAESFRPENFIPGLVIGFIFGLLLDLTTPPKNYAKKKKVLPGKPQQQSLVSNNGDQELKMVLVVRQDLKMGAGKIASQCAHAATGMYSELMRSERTLLSRWEQCGQPKIVVTCRNEQEMNKLEEAADSIGLPTFVVADAGRTQVSAGSKTVLAIGPGSKASVDSVTGKLRLL comes from the exons ATGTGGGGCTTGTCTCGAAACCCATCTCAGTTTTCCACCAAG AAGCAGCAGAAGCAGGAAAGAGAAGGAGGGTTAGCAGAGAGTTTCAGGCCGGAAAATTTCATTCCGGGCCTTGTTATTGGTTTCATTTTTGGCTTGTTGCTGGATTTAACAACCCCCCCAAAAAATtatgccaagaagaagaaagtctTACCGGGAAAGCCCCAACAACAAAGCTTGGTCTCGAATAATGGCGATCAAGAGCTTAAAATG GTTCTGGTTGTTCGACAAGACCTGAAGATGGGTGCAGGAAAGATTGCGTCTCAATGTGCCC ATGCAGCCACTGGCATGTATTCAGAACTGATGCGAAG TGAACGGACACTTTTGAGTAGATGGGAGCAATGTGGGCAGCCCAAAATAGTTGTTACATGCAGGAATGAGCAAGAAAT GAACAAGCTAGAGGAAGCAGCTGATAGCATTGGGCTTCCAACTTTTGTTGTCGCAGATGCTGGGCGAACACAG GTTTCAGCCGGATCAAAGACAGTTCTTGCAATTGGACCTG GGTCAAAAGCATCAGTGGATTCAGTTACAGGAAAGCTGCGCCTGCTCTGA